CCGTTGCTGCGCCATGACCTGCACCACGGGGCCAGCCTGATGCCTACCCTGGAAGCCTGGTTTCACGAGAATGGTAACCTTGTGGCCGCCGCCCAGCGCCTGGCCGTACACCGCAACACCCTGACGCACCGCGTCCAGCGTATCGAAGCCTTGTGCGGCCTGACGCTGGATAACGCTTATGACCGCCTGGACATTGGTATTGCCCTGATGATCTGGCGGCTGTCTGCCTGATTGTTTTTAGCCAAGAGGAACTTGCCCATGCACATCATCAACGCCCGCCTGCGCAACCGTGAAGGCCTGCATGATCTGCACCTGGAACACGGCCGGATCGCCAGCATCACCCCACAAGCCACAGCGCCCGTGCTGGCTCCCGGCGACCTCGACGCCGCCGGCAACCTGGTGATCCCGCCCTTCGTCGAACCGCATATTCACCTCGACGCTACGCTCACCGCCGGCGAGCCGCGCTGGAACATGAGCGGCACCCTGTTCGAAGGCATTGAATGCTGGGGCGAACGCAAAGCCACCATCACTCAGGAAGACACCAAGACCCGCGCCAAAAAGACCATCCAGGCCCTCGCCGCCCATGGCATCCAGCACGTGCGCACCCATGTCGACGTCACTGACCCCGACCTCACGGCGCTCAAGGCGATGCTTGAAGTGCGCGAAGAAAGCACGCACCTGATCGACCTGCAAATCGTCGCCTTTCCGCAGGAGGGCATTGAGTCCTACCGCAATGGCCGCGAGCTGATGGAAGAAGCCATCCGCCTGGGCGCCGACGTGATCGGTGGCATCCCCCACTTTGAATACACCCGCGACCAAGGCGTGAGTTCGGTGAAGTTCCTGATGGACCTGGCCGAACGCACCGGCTGCCTGGTGGATGTGCACTGCGACGAAACCGACGACCCGCACTCGCGCTTTCTTGAAGTGCTGGCCGAAGAAGCCCGCAGCCGCGCCATGGGCGCCCGTGTCACCGCCAGCCACACCACGGCCATGGGCTCCTACGACAATGCCTACTGCGCCAAACTCTTCCGCCTGCTGGGGCACTCCGGGATCAGCTTCGTTTCCTGCCCCACCGAAAGCATCCATCTGCAAGGCCGCTTCGACAACTTCCCGAAACGCCGCGGCGTCACCCGCGTCAACGAATTGCTGGAAGCCGGCATGAACGTATGCTTCGGCCAGGACTCCATCGTCGATCCCTGGTACCCCCTGGGCAACGGCAACATCCTGCGCGTACTGGAAGCCGGGCTGCACATCTGCCATATGCTCGGCTACCGCAACCTGCAAAGCGCCCTCGACCTGGTCACCGACAACAGCGCCAAGGCCATGGCCCTGGGCGAGCGTTACGGCCTGGAGCCCGGGCGCCCGGCCAACCTGCTGATCCTCTCGGCGGACAGCGACTACGAGGTAGTGCGCAGCCAGGGCTCGGCGCTGTACTCGATCCGCAATGGCCAGGTGTTGATGAAACGTCAGCCTGCGCACGTGGAGTTTAGGTGACAGGCTGGGTCAGACGATCGAGTCAATATCCAGCGGTTGCGCCCTTCCCCACTCGGTATGCAGGGGTTCCGGGATGCTGGCGACCTGCACCGGCTCACGGTTTTCTCGGTGGCTGAACCAACGCTTGAGGCTGGGCTGCAAGTGCGCGACTTGCGCGTAGCTTCCATACACCTCACGCGCCTCCAGCCGACGCCAGCGCAGGCTGGCGAGCCGCTCACGACTGGTATGCAAGCGGTCGATCTCGACGTTCAAGGGCTCGTGGTACTCATAGGCCCGGTCATTGACCGGGCGCCGACGAGCCAGCTCACGGCGTTTGTCTCGCAGCTGTTGGCGCATGGTCTCAAGGGCATGGTCGAGCAATGCAAACTCCCTGTCCGTCACCAGCGGGCCATTACTGTCGAGGGTTTGCTGCCAGCGCCGGAGCGTCGCCCAGGCGGCCGGGATGTAGCTGGCGGTCATAAAGTGCTGGTTGGCCTGGAACAGCTGTTTCAGCAGATTGTCACGCTCGGGCATGTCACCGTGGAGTTGCAAGGCACGATTACAGCCGGCCTCCTCGATGGATTCGCAGCCCGGTTTCCACAACACTGAGGCGTGCGTGCCGTCCGGCAGCACGATCGGCATGAAGTGTTGTTGTTCACCATGGTGCTGGTAGGGGTTAGCGCCGATACGTACCAGCCCTGCAGCGAACAGCAGTCCGCCCGGTACGGGAGCGGCAAATAGCGTGACCGCGCCTGGAATCCAGAGCTTGGCGGTGGTGTTCATCCACGGGGCCGGGACACTGGGTACCGGGTCGTTGTGGTTGACGATACGGTGATGGACTAGGGCGGCGGCGCCAGTGGTGAACTCGGCGTCGGCTGCGCGGGGCGCGCCGTAGGTGTAGAGGAGGATGTTGTAGTTGCGATCAGGGATACGGCGCAGCCCTTCTGCCAGCAGCAAGGCGATGGCGCCACCCAGGCTGTGGCCACATATTA
The genomic region above belongs to Pseudomonas poae and contains:
- the codA gene encoding cytosine deaminase, yielding MHIINARLRNREGLHDLHLEHGRIASITPQATAPVLAPGDLDAAGNLVIPPFVEPHIHLDATLTAGEPRWNMSGTLFEGIECWGERKATITQEDTKTRAKKTIQALAAHGIQHVRTHVDVTDPDLTALKAMLEVREESTHLIDLQIVAFPQEGIESYRNGRELMEEAIRLGADVIGGIPHFEYTRDQGVSSVKFLMDLAERTGCLVDVHCDETDDPHSRFLEVLAEEARSRAMGARVTASHTTAMGSYDNAYCAKLFRLLGHSGISFVSCPTESIHLQGRFDNFPKRRGVTRVNELLEAGMNVCFGQDSIVDPWYPLGNGNILRVLEAGLHICHMLGYRNLQSALDLVTDNSAKAMALGERYGLEPGRPANLLILSADSDYEVVRSQGSALYSIRNGQVLMKRQPAHVEFR